AAAAGGGCAAGGGGCTTACAAACCAATTGGAAAGGGCTTTAAATTCCATTGTGCTTAATATTGCCGAGGGATCGGCTGACAATTCCGACGCTGAGTTTGCCCGGTTTTTGAGCATCTCGATTAGATCGGCCTACGAATCGGTGGCCGGATTTGATCTTGCAACGCTCTACAGGTATATTGATGAAGATTTAAACCAAGAGATTGAGGATAAGGCACATAATCTTGTAAAGCAACTTTCTTTATTTCGCAA
The sequence above is drawn from the Deltaproteobacteria bacterium genome and encodes:
- a CDS encoding four helix bundle protein gives rise to the protein MKFRFKNFRAYQEAKDYCKFCRDVIERYVEKKGKGLTNQLERALNSIVLNIAEGSADNSDAEFARFLSISIRSAYESVAGFDLATLYRYIDEDLNQEIEDKAHNLVKQLSLFRNKLKK